The DNA window TTCTCCTCAAATGGTGGCTTGCTACGACTTTTGGCTGTTGCGGATAGCTGGGCGCCTAGGATAAGGCCCGATGGGGACCCTGTCCAGCCTGTGAGTCCCCTGCCGCCGCAATCAATACCTGTGCGGGCTCCACTCCTTGCCCCTGAGCGACTCCTTGCCCCTGTGCATCTCAGAGCCCCAGCAATAGTTGGCGCCATGTTGCTGCTGTCTCACCTTACAGTGATTCAGTGTCAGTCTGACACAGGGGCTGAAATAATAATATACCGATTGGTAAAAAATACTTTGACTCCTGTGGCCGGATCTATATATTACCGATCGGTACAGATAATTTGTACCATTTGGTAGCAAATTTTTCTTCACCGGTTTGGAACCGGTGCACATGCAGAGAGGGGCATGCTATGAGCCATAAACTTCAACTTCGTTTTGCCGGGGTGGCACTGGCTGCCCTGTGGCTGCTCGCGGGATGCGGCCAGTCCCAGGCCGAGGGTGCTCAGGCACCCGTTGCGCCCTCTGTGGATGTGGCCCAGGTGCTGGAAGAGAGCATCACAGAATGGGACGAATTTACCGGACGTTTGCAGGCGCCTGAGCAGGTACTGCTGATCCCCAGGGTGTCGGGTTATCTGCAGGGAGTGCGTTTCCGTGAAGGTGCCCTGGTCAAGCAGGGTGAAGTGCTGTTCCAGATAGAGTCAGCGCCCTTTGAGGCCGAAGTTGCCAGGCTCAAGGCCGAACTGGCCAGTGCCGAAAGTGCCGAGGTGCTGGCCCGCAATGACTATGCCCGTGCCGAACAACTGTTTGCCAGCAAGGCGGTGTCAGCCGAATTGCTGGACGGGCGTCTGGCCCAGAAACGCCAGGCGGCAGCCAATGTGGCCTCGGTAAAAGCGGCGTTGGTGAGGGCGGAGTTGGACTTGTCCTACACCCAGGTGAAAGCGCCCATCAGCGGCCGGGTGTCCATCGCCAACGTGACAGCCGGCAACTATGTGTCCGCAGGTCAAACCGAGCTGACCCGACTGGTGTCCACCGACAACATGTATGCCTACTTCGACGTGGATGAACAGACCTACCTCAAGTACGCCGCCCTGTCCCGGGCCCGCCAGCTGCAGGATCCCCGCGCCGGAGGCAACCCGGTATTCATGTCGCTGGTGAACGAGACGGGCTTTGGCCACCAGGGCCAGATTGATTTCGTCGACAACAGCCTCAATGCCCAGACCGGCACCATTCGTGTCCGGGCCAGTTTCGACAACAGTGACGGTGCTTTGCTGCCGGGCCTGTTTGCCAAGGTGCGCCTGGCGGGCAGCAAGCGCTACCAGGGCATTTTGGTGGACGACAAGGCCATTGGCACTGACTTGGGCAGCAAGTATGTACTGCTGCTGGATGAGAACAACAGTCTGGTTTACCGCCAGGTGCAGCTGGGTGAGAAGGTGGCCGGGCTGCGCATTATCCGCAGTGGCCTGACTGCCGGCGATCGCATAGTGGTCAACGGCCTGCAAAGGGTCAGACCGACCATGCAGGTACAGCCAAACATGGTTGAGATGGCCGCCGAAGAGATTATTGAAAACCTGCGCCGCCAACAGGCGGGGCTGTTTGCCGACAGCCCTGAGCTCGCGAAAAGTTCTGGGCTCGCGAAAAGTTCTGAGCTGGCTAACAGCCCTGAGCTGGCGAAAAGCCTTGAGCAAGTAAACAACCCTGAGCTGGCCGGCAGCCTTGAGCCAGCGGTTAATCGCAAAACAGCCCTGAGCCCAACAGCCTTGAACAAGTAAACCGGTCGCTGAGGAAAGAAGTTATGTTGTCACAGTTTTTTATCAGGCGACCCATATTCGCCGCAGTGCTGTCGCTGCTGTTTTTCATCACCGGGGCCATTGCCGTCTGGCAACTGCCCATCACAGAATATCCCGAGGTGGTGCCGCCGACCGTGGTGGTCACCGCCAGCTACCCCGGTGCCAATCCCAAGGTGATCGCCGAAACCGTGGCCTCGCCACTGGAGCAGGAAGTCAACGGGGTGGAGAACATGCTGTACATGTCCTCCCAGGCCACCGCCGATGGCCGCATGACCCTGACCATCACCTTTGCCATTGGCACGGATGTGGACCGGGCCCAGGCCCAGGTGCAGAGCCGGGTCGACCGGGCCAAGCCCCGTTTGCCCCAGGAAGTGCAACGCCTGGGGGTGGTGACCGAGAAATCGTCACCGGACCTGACCATGGTGGTGCACCTGACCTCACCGGACAAGCGCTATGACATGCTGTACCTGTCCAACTACGCCGCGCTCAACGTCAAGGACGAGCTGGCGAGGATCAAGGGCGTAGGGTCGGTGCAATTGTTCGGTGCCGGTGAATACAGCCTGCGTATTTGGCTCGATCCCAACAAGGTCCAGGCCCTGGGGCTGTCGGCCGGTGATGTGGTGGCCGCGGTGCGGGAGCAAAACCAGCAGGCCGCCGCCGGCAGCCTGGGGGCCCAGCCCAGCGGCAGCGCCGACTTCCAGTTGCTGATCAACGTCAAGGGCCGCCTCAGCGAGCTGAGCGAATTTGAAGACATCATTATCCGCGTCGGTCAGGATGGTGAGATAGTGCGCCTCAAAGACGTGGCCCGGGTAGAGCTGGGGGCCTCCAGCTACGCCCTGCGTTCACTGCTGGACAATCAGGATGCCGTGGCGATTCCGATTTTCCAGGCATCCGGCTCCAATGCCATTCAGATCTCCGACGATGTCCGCGCCCGTATGGCCGAACTGTCCCTGGGTTTTCCCGAGGGACTCAATTATGAAATTGTCTACGATCCGACCGTGTTTGTGCGTGATTCCATCAAGGCCGTGGTCAAAACCCTGCTGGAAGCCATCTTGCTGGTGGTGCTGGTGGTGGTGCTGTTCCTGCAGACCTGGCGCGCGTCCATCATTCCCCTGGTGGCCGTGCCCGTATCCCTGGTGGGTACCTTTGCGGTGATGCACCTGATGGGCTTTTCACTCAATGCCCTGTCGCTGTTTGGCTTGGTGCTGGCCATAGGCATTGTGGTGGATGATGCCATTGTGGTGGTGGAAAACGTCGAGCGCAACATAGCCAACGGTCTCTCGCCCATGGCGGCCACCGAGCGTGCCATGCGCGAGGTGACGGGCCCCATTGTGGCCACCACCCTGGTGTTGGCGGCGGTGTTTATTCCCACCGCCTTTATGAGTGGCCTGACGGGGCAGTTCTACAAACAGTTTGCCCTGACCATCACCATCTCCACCTTTATCTCGGCCATCAACTCCCTGACCCTGAGCCCGGCGCTGTCGGCGCTGTTGCTCAAGGGTCATGATGCGCCCAAGGATGCCCTGACCCGCTTGATGGACAGGCTGTTCGGTACCTGGCTGTTTGCCCCCTTCAATCGCCTGTTCAACAGGGCCTCCGCGGGCTACGGTTTTGTGGTGCGCAAGGTGATTCGTTTCGGCGCCATAGTGGGCCTGCTGTATCTGGCTCTGGTGGCCGCCACCGGGGTGCTGTTTGTCAAAACCCCCACCGGCTATGTGCCGGGGCAGGACAAGCAATATCTGGTGGCCTTTGCCCAGTTGCCGGATGCGGCCTCGCTGGCCCGCACCGATGAGGTGATCAAACGCATGTCGGCCATAGCCCTGGACTATCCCGGTGTGGCCCATTCTGTAGCCTTCCCCGGTCTGTCCATCAACGGCTTCACCAACAGCACCAACGCCGGTGTGGTGTTTGTGGCCCTGGATGATTTCGACAAGCGCCAGGGACCTGAGCAGTCCGCCGGTGCCATCGCCATGGCGCTGAACCAGCAGTTTGCCGCCATTCAGGATGCCTATATCGCCATCTTCCCGCCACCACCTGTGCAGGGACTCGGCACCATAGGCGGTTTCAGGCTGCAAATTCAGGACAGAGCCAACCTGGGCTATGAGGCCCTGTATCAGGTGGCGATGCAGGTGATGTACAAGGCCTGGTCTACCCCAGAGCTGGCCGGGGTGTTCTCCAGCTATCAGGTGAACGTGCCGCAGCTGGAGCTGGAAGTGGACAGGACCAAGGCCAAACAACAGGCCGTATCGCTGGATCAGGTATTCCAGACGCTGCAGACCTATATGGGCTCGACCTATGTGAATGACTTCAACCGCTTTGGTCGCACCTATCAGGTGAACATGCAGGCCGATGAGGCCTTCCGCCAGAGCCCTGAGCAAATCCGCCAGCTGAAGTTGCCCAATGCCCATGGCGACATGGTACCGCTCGGCTCCTTTATCAAGGTGAGCCAGAGTGCGGGACCGGATCGGGTGATGCACTACAACGGCTTTGTCACCGCCGAGATCAACGGTGGTCCGGCGCCGGGATACAGCTCAGGTGAGGCCCAGGCCGCCATAGATAAAATCCTGGCCGAGACCCTGCCACCCGGCATGACCTATGAGTGGACCGAGCTGACCTACCAGCAGATCCTGGCCGGTAACGCGGGCCTGCTGATCTACCCCCTGGTGATCCTGCTGGTGTTCATGGTGCTCGCGGCCCAGTACGAAAGCCTGAGTCTGCCACTGGCCATCATACTCATCATACCTATGACCTTGCTGTCGGCGCTGAGTGGGGTGCTGCTGTGGGGCAGTGACAACAACATCTTCACCCAGATAGGCCTGATAGTGCTGGTGGGGCTGGCAACCAAGAATGCCATCCTGATAGTGGAGTTCGCCAAGGAGAAGCAGGATCACGGCATGGCGCCCATGGAGGCCATTCTCGAGGCGGCGCGGCTGCGACTCAGGCCCATACTGATGACCTCCATCGCCTTCATCATGGGTGTGGTTCCCATGGTGTACTCCAGCGGTGCCGGCGCCGAGATGCGCCAGGCCATGGGCGTGGCGGTATTCGCCGGCATGATAGGTGTGACCCTGTTTGGTCTGCTGCTGACGCCACTGTTCTACTACGGTCTCAACCGTCGTAAGGCCAGACAGGCCGCCCTGGTCGCAGTGGAGGCCGAGGCCGCGTAACCCATTGCGGGGCCGCCATTTATGCCGTTGGCGGCGGCCCCGAATCCTTTCCCGATGCAACCCACTGGCAGTGTTTGGCCTGGCCTTCACTGCCTTTTTTATTTATCAGCCTGAAGCGGGCCAGGGACTTTTTCACAAGTCCAAGGGGCAAGCTATAGTTAGTTGGACAGGTCTGGATTGTCGGGAGACAGCGGGACCGGTTAGTGATTGTGGAGGTGTGTATGCACTACGGAAGCTGTCATTCTCCATCCGCTATTGCGGTTCAGTTCTGGCTTGGCCTTGCCCTGATGCTGGGTTCCATGGCTGCCCTGGCCGAGGCCCGCCAGGACACTCCCGCCATGTTGCGCCTGAGTGTCGGCCAGACTGGGATAGACACCGCCGAGGGCAGGGAGCCCTGGCACATAGGCCTGGATTATCGCTGGCAGCCCATGGGCAGTTGGGAGCTGGTGCCGTCGATTGGGGTGTTGTGGATCAACGGTGGAGCCCATTATGTTTATGCCGAGCTTAAGCGTGACTTCCTGTTCGATAACGGCTGGGTGCTGACCCCGAGCTTTGCCGCCGGCGCCTTTGATGACAGCGAGGAGCTGCAACTTGGCAATGAGCTGGAGTTTCGCTCGGGCCTGGAGCTGGGCTATCGCTTTGACAACCACTACCGCCTGGGGCTGGGGGTATTTCACACCTCCAACGGCGGGATCAGCGACAAAAATCCCGGTACCGAATCTGTGCTTTTGTCTTTGAGTATGCCCATGTAAGGCGGTTTGCGGGAAAAGTGCCAATAAAAAAGGGATGAGCCAGGCTCATCCCTTTTGTGTTCCCAATGTGCACAGATCAGAGTCTGTCCAGCACCGCCTGGGTGAAGTCTGTGGTGCCATGGGTGCCACCGAGATCGCGGGTGGTGCGGTCACCTTCGGCAATTACGGCAGAAACCGCGTTGCGGATGGCGGCGGCCTTGTCGGCCATACCCAGGTATTCCAGCATCTGGATGGAGGCCAAGATCACAGAGGTGGGGTTGGCCAGGTTTTTACCGGCAATGTCCGGGGCGCTGCCGTGTACCGCTTCGAAAATTGCGGCATCGCGGCCTATGTTGGCACCGGGTGCCATACCCAGACCACCCACCAGACCGGCACACAGATCCGACAAAATGTCACCGAACAGGTTGGTGGTGACTATCACGTCGAAGTTTTCCGGATTCATCACCAGCTTCATGCAGGTGGCGTCCACTATCATTTCTTCGGTGATGATGTCGGGATAACGCTGGCTCACTTCACGGGCCACCTTCAGGAACAGGCCTGAAGTGGATTTCATGATGTTGGCCTTGTGTACTATGGTCACCTTCTTGCGACCTTCTTTACGGGCCAGCTCGTAGGCGAAAGTGGTGATCTGCTCGGCGCCCTGACGGGTGATGACGCTGGTGGCTTCGGCTGTGCTGCCGTCTTCGGACACCTTCTGGCCGTAACCAGAGTACATGCCCTCAGTGTTCTCACGCACTGTGATGATGTCGATATTGTCGTATCTTGCCTGGGTGCCTTTGAAAGACAGTACAGGGCGCACGTTGGCATATAGGCCAAACTTCTTGCGCAGCGTCACGTTGATGGAGGTAAAACCTTCACCCACCGGCGTGGTCAGGGGTCCTTTAAGTGTGATACGGTTCTTTTCAATAAGATCCAAAGTACGCTGTGGCAGCAGTTCACCGTGCTTTTCCAGTGCCGTCAGGCCCGCATCGGCAAATTCGTATTCGAAATCGCAGCCTGCCTTGTCGAGGATCTTGAGGGCAGAATCTATGATGCTGGGACCGATCCCATCGCCAGGGATCACGGTAATCGTTCTTTTTGACATGGAGAATCCTTCCACGGTTGGTGGTTACTGCTATTGACCTGCCTTGGAAACCAAGGTAGGACAGGATATTTCGCGATATTTATCTGTAGTATTTTAACCACTTTAAATCACTTTTCACAGGGAAAGGTGAGCAAACACTCGGTTTTTTATCTTGGCCAAAATGCGTAAAATCAGGCTAAGAGCTTGATTTAAGGCCAAAGGCTTAAAAAGTCGACTTTAGTCTAATAACAACGAAAAAGAGAATGATTTTGAAGACACTTCCCCTCGTTCGGGCCCTGGCCCTGTGTTTGGGTACAGGTTTTTGGGGCCAGTCGCTGGCGACGCCCCAGACACTGTCCCTGCAGGACATTATGGCCTTTGAAACCGCCAAAACACCTGTGCTGGCCGACAATGGCAACAGTTTTGCTGTGGAGCTGGAGCCGGATCGCGGTGACAGCCGTACCCTGGTGCAAACCCTGGATAAAAACGCCAGTTACAGCATAGCAGGTGCCTCGGCACCCATACTCAGTGCCGATGGCCGATTTGCCGCCATGAAGCTGGCGCCGTCGCTGCTGGCCATGGAAAGCAGTGACGCCAAGGCCAAAAAAGCCCTCAAGGCCGGCATGGTGCTGTTGGACCTGACCACGGGGGCCGAGCAGCGTTTCGAACGGGTCAAGAGTTTTGCCTTCTCGGAGCAGGGCGATCTGCTGGCCATCTGGTTTGAGGTCGAGGAAGAGAAAAAAGCTGAGGATAAAAAGGTTGAGGAGCCCAAACAGGAGCCGCAATCCCCGACCGAGCCGGAAAAGAGCAAGGCAGCCAATTCCAACAAGACATCAAAGCCCAACAAGGCCGATGCCGGCTCCGAGCTGACCCTGATTGCGCTCGGCAGTGGTAAGCAACTCAGTTTCTCTGATGTCACGGGTTACAGCTTTGCCCGGGAGACAATGGCGGTGGCCCTGGTCCGTAACCAGAGTGGCGATACGCCGCTGCACCAGCTGTTATTGCTGAGTGGCAACACGCTTTCGTCCCGCACCCTGCTGGACTCAAAGGATCAGCATCTGGGGGCGCTGGCCCTGAGTCCCGACGGCAAGGCGGTTGCCCTGACCCTGGGGGATGCCGCAGTCGATACCGACGAGCGGGAGTACCAGTTGCTGCTTATCGATGACAGCGGCAAACGCAAGCTGGCCGCCAGGGACAAAGACTGGACCCTGAACCGCTACGGCTCGGTGCAATTTTCCCGGGATGGCAAACGGGTGTTTGTCGGCCGGGTGCCAGAGGTCAGCAAGCCCATCAGTCGCAAACAATTCAAGACAGAGGCAGATCTGCGCGACGAGGCCATACTGCAAGACAATCGCGGTCTTAAGGTGTGGCACAGTAAGGATCCCTTGATAAAGCCAAACGAAATCAAGGAATACAGTAAGGAAGTTGAGCGCACCTATCTGGCTGTGTGGCATCTGGGCAAGGACGCGGGCAATAAGCTGGTGCAGCTGGCCGACAGTCAGGTGCCGGATGTGACAGTGACCGAGCAGCGCCGTTTCCTGCTGGGTTCAAGCAACAAGCCCTACCAACTGATGAGCACCTGGGCCGGGGCCTTCCGGGACTATTACCTGGTGGACCTCGACACAGGACGCAAGCAGTTGCTGGTGGCGCAACTGGAGTCCGACAACGAACCCACCCTGTCCGGCGATGGCCGCTTTCTGGCCTATTTCCAGCAAGGACAGGTGTATCTCTATGATATTGCTGCCGGGCGTCGCTTCAATTTAAGCGGCAAGCTCAAGGTCAGCTTTGCCGATGAAGATCACGACTATCCCTCCAGTGCCCCCGGCTATGGTTTTGGCCCCTGGTTGGAGGACGGTGCCGGGATCCTGGTGTATGACAAGTACGATATCTGGCAATTCGACAGCCGCAGCCACGAGGGCTTTATGCTGACCGGTGGTGAAGGTCGCAGGCTGCAGCTGCAACTGCGGGTGGCGGGTCTGGTGGAAGACCCTCTGCAACCTTCGACCATTAAGCCGGGAGAGACCCTGCTGCTGCACGGTTACGGCTGGGCCTCCAAGGCAGACAGCTTCTGGCAGGCCAGGGTCGGCAGCGCCGGTATCAAGCCGCTGTTGCAAGAAGAGCAGAAACTCACAGTGCTGGCCCGTGCCAAGCACAGTGAACAAATCTTGTTCAGCAAGGAGCGCTACGATCGCTATCCGGATATCCATAGCGCCAAGCTGGCGCAAGTGGCTCAAGCGGTGCAGCAAACGGATCTCGATGCCCAGCGGCGCCAATTTGGCTGGGGCCAATCCGAGCTGGTGCATTGGACCAACACAGATGGCAAACTGCTGGACGGCGTGCTCATCAAGCCTGTGGGTTATCAGGAGGGTAAACGCTATCCCGTGCTGGTGTACTTCTACCGCTTTATGAGCGATCGCCTGCATGCTTTCCCGCAAATGCAGGTGAACCACAGGCCCAATTTTGCCTGGTACGCCGCCAACGGCTACGCCATCTTCCTGCCGGATATCCGCTTTGAGATAGGTTACCCGGGCAACAGTTCGGTGCAGGCCCTGACCTCCGGGGTGCAAAAGCTGATTGAAATGGGCGTTGCCGATCCCAAGGCCGTGGGTCTGCAGGGCCATTCCTGGGGCGGTTATCAGACGGCCTTTGCCGTGACCCAAACCAATCTGTTTGCCGCCGCGGTCACCGGTGCCCCGGTGGCCAACATGACCAGTGCCTACAGTGGTATCCGCCTCGGCACAGGATTGGCACGCCAGTTCCAGTATGAAACCGGTCAGAGCCGCATCGGCGAGAGCTTGATGAGTGCGCCGCAGAAGTACATTGAAAACTCACCGGTATTTTATGTGGATCGCATTAAAACGCCGATGATGATCATGTTCGGTGACAGGGATGACGCCGTGCCTTGGGAGCAGGGCATTGAGCTGTACCTGGCCATGCGCCGGGCGGGTAAAGAGGTGGTGTTTTTGCAATATGAGGATGAACCGCACCATCTGAAAAAGTACCCCAACAAGCTCGATTACAGCCTGAAAATGATGGCTTTCTTCGATCACTTCCTCAAAGGGGCACCCGCCCCGGAGTGGCTGGAGAAAGGCGAGCCCTACCGGGAGTTTAAGGACGCCGAATAATGCAAAAAGCCACCTCAGGGTGGCTTTTTTGTGGCTTGCGTTTGGCGGTTTTACATTGCCCTGAATTCTGGACTCTTATCACAACACCTTGGCAATGGGGGCAGCCTGGAACAGCTGGTAGCTGTCATCGCCCCAGGCGATCAGCTTATTGTCCTTGAACAGCAGTGGGGTGCACTCATCCTTGGTGGTCTCGCCGTCGGATTTTTCATGGTGGGTGCGGTAAAAAAGCACCTGCAGCTGGGCGCCCTCGGTATTCTTGGCTTCGGAAAAATTGGCCTTGCCCATGATCTGACGCACTTCGTCTATATCCAGGCCCAGATTCAGCTCGGTCAACTGCCGCTGGTTATAGGCCTGTCTGTCTTCCCAATCCATTTCATCGGGGGTGGGCTTGTAGCCCAGGGCGGCCACGCCGACAAAGACCAGGTAGGCCGCGAAAACGCCGCCTATGACAACGGGGGCAGAGGGTTTCATCTGTGGTGCATTCCTTGTGACTTAACAGGATCCGTGGAAGCGCAGGCAGTGGATCCTTCGCCGCGCTCCAATATTGGCGCTAAAGATAACCGAGCAGGGGATAATGGTAAATACAATGTCGCATTTGTTAACAATTTTGACTGATTTTCTGCTGTTCATTATCCAAGACGCAACTGCGCCAGCGACAGGTTGAGCGGCATATCCGTCTGCAGTTTGGCCAGCTTGTAACTGAGGCGGGCCATGTCCCGACCTTCCTCAAGCTTTTTGGCTTGCTTGGCACCCAGGGTATTGAGCGACTGATACAGGTTGGCCAGGCTGCGGTAGGTCTTGAGTAATTCTGCCGCTGACTTGGGGCCTATGCCGGCTATCCCGGGGATCTTGTTGCCGCTGTCACCGGCCAGGGCGATAAAATCGAGCAATTGACTGCGCTGTACTCCCAGCTTCTGTTCCAGGGCGGCCATGTCGAGAAATTGCTGGGCAAAGTGATCCCACTGGCGGATGTTGGGATGGGTCAGCTGGGCCAGCCCCTTGTCGGTGGACACTATGATGGCCTCGCCGCCGCGACCGACAAGTTTGGTGGCCAGGGTGGCAATCACATCATCGGCTTCACTGTCGGCATTAACCGACACCAGGCCCTGGGCCAGCAGCGCCTGTTTGATGGCCGGTAAGCCGGCTGCCAGGGCTTCCGGCATGGGTTTGCGACCTTTTTTATAGTCGGGATACAGGCGTTTGCGCCAGGACTCCTGATCGCCGTCCCAGACCAGGGCACAGTGGCTTGGTGCGTGAAAGGCGATCAATTTGCGACAGGCCCCGAGCAGTCGATTCTCCAGGGCTGCCATATCGGCCTCATCCGGTTGCGCCGCATGAATGCGGCGGGTGAGATTGAGGCCATCTATTATCAGCAGTTTGTTCATTTAATAATGCGGTAGCAGGGGTGATATTCTGTGCCCGGCAGCTTCATGCGCTGCTGTTTGATAAAGGCCGCCAGCAGTTGATCCATCAGGTCCATCAGCTTGCGGTCGCCCTTAAGTTCAAAGGGACCGCTGCGCTTGATGAGCTTCATGGTTTCGGCCTTGACGTTGCCGGCCACTATACCGGAAAAGGCCCGCCGCAGCTGAGCCGCCAGATCCGCCTTGTTGCTCTGGAAGAACAGGTGCAGATTGGCCATGGCATCGTGATCCGGATAGAAGGGCAGCTGGAACTCGGGTTCAATTTTCAATGACCATTGGTAGGGATAGGCATCGCCATTGGCCTTGCGGAAGGCTTTAACCTCTTCCATGCCCTGTTTCATTATCCTGGCCACCTGAACCGGGTCGTCCACCACTATGCGATACTTGCTCTGGGCCTCATCGCCCAGGGTGGCGCCGATAAATTCATCAATCTTGGTGAAGTACTCGGCACTCTCTTTCGGGCCGGTCAGCACCAGAGGGAAGGGGATCTGCTCGTTGGCCTTGTTGAGCAGAATACCAAGCAGGTACAGGAGTTCTTCGGCGGTGCCGGCACCACCGGGGAAGATCACTATGCCATGGCCCAGGCGCACGAAGGCTTCGAGGCGCTTTTCTATGTCCGGAAGGATTACCAGCTCGTTGACTATCTGGTTTGGCGGCTCGGCAGCTATGATGCTGGGTTCGGTCAGGCCTATGTAGCGGGCATTGCAGACCCGCTGTTTGGCGTGGCCTATGGCGGCGCCCTTCATGGGCCCCTCCATGGCGCCTGGACCACAACCGGTACAGATATCCAGCCCCCTGAGCCCCAGCTGATAACCCACCTCGCGGGTGTACTGGTACTCTATGGGATTGATGCTGTGACCGCCCCAGCACACCACCACATTGGGATCGTTCTTGGTGGGCAGGGCCCTGGCGTTGCGCAGTATGTCGAACACCACGTTGGTGATGTGGCTGGCGTTGGTCAGGTTGATGTGCTTGAGGTTGTCGTACTTGTCGCTGATATAGAGAATGTCCCGCAGCACGGCAAACAGGTGCTCCTGAATACCGGCGATGATCTGGCCATCGACGAATGCCTGCTCGGGGGGATTCACCAGTTCGAGTTTGATGCCGCGTTCCCGCTGCAAAATATTGATTTCAAAGTCTTTGTATTGGTCAAACAGCTCTGCAGAGCTGTCGCTTTCCAAACCTGAGGCCAGCACGGCCAGGGAACAATTGCGGTAGAGTTGGTAGAGTTCGCTTTTAGCGCTTTGTTTGAGACGATCCACTTCCAGCTGTGAAAGCTGATCCATGCTGCCCCTTGGGCTTACTTTTACAATCATGACAACTCCTTGGCAGGACAGGAGTCGCATGGTGGGCCTGGGGCCCACCGGGAGGCTCAGATGTCGATAATGACTCTGTCTCTGCTCTGATGCTTGGCTTTATAGAGGGCTGCGTCGGCTCGCTCGAAGGTCTCCTGAATGAGCTCATTTTCCATAATTTGCGCAGCGCCTATAGATACTGTAACTGTAATGCGCTGATTTTTAAATTTAAATGGAATATTTTTTACTTTTTCACGCACCCTGTTTAAAAGTTGCTCAATGTCGTTGGCAGACACGTCAGGGATCAACATGACAAATTCTTCGCCGCCGTAGCGGGCAACAAACTCTGTATCCCGCAGCGAGTTTTTCAGCGCCATGGCGATAACCTGCAGTGTTTTGTCACCGGTACTGTGGCCAAAGTTATCGTTGATGGACTTGAAATGATCTATGTCGGCCACCGCCACCCAAACCGGGTGTTTATTGCGCTGGAAGTTGCGGAACTCCAGCTCCATCCTTTCTTCCATGGCCGCACGGTTGGGCAACTGGGTGAGGGGATCGAGCAGGTTGAGTTTCTGTTGTTCGAACAGACGCTCCTTATAGTTGCAGGCTTCTTCGCTGAGATCGTTCAGCTCCTTGCGCATGGTTTCCATGGACTTGCGCAGCAGTGCCTGTTCCCTTTGTTCAAGGGCCTCTTTTCGGGCGAGTACCGCACGCAAGCTGGCCAGGTGCTCGGTGATTTGGGCCTTGAGCTGGCCTAAGTCATCGGTATCCAATACCGCATCACCGACGCAGTCGACCCGATTGTCGATTTCCCGGTTCAGCTGGTGTCTCAGCTGGTGGCTGCGCTGGGCATGGTTATAGGAGTCGCTGACCACCTCGCGCACCGCCGACAGGGCATCGTTGAGGGCGTAGAGGAATTCCTGGGAAGCACTCTTTTCCCGGGCGATATTGTCCATCAGCAGTGACAATATGGTCTGGTAGGCATCGAGCAGATTTTCTACTTCGACATCGACCGCCAGCATTTCCTTGATTACCAGCACCTGGTCGCGCTGATCCTTGCGGAAATCCAATTCGGCAATCATCTGCGCCAACTCCTGGCCCAGTTGCCTGTGTTTGGGCAGGACGCTCAGCTTCTCGCCGGTCTCGAATTGCTGCGCCAATATGTCTTCATAGAAGCTGACCAGCTGCTCCACCTTGGGAATGTAGTCCCAGACTGTGTGGAAGGGTTTGGCCAGTTCCTGT is part of the Shewanella cyperi genome and encodes:
- a CDS encoding S9 family peptidase, which codes for MKTLPLVRALALCLGTGFWGQSLATPQTLSLQDIMAFETAKTPVLADNGNSFAVELEPDRGDSRTLVQTLDKNASYSIAGASAPILSADGRFAAMKLAPSLLAMESSDAKAKKALKAGMVLLDLTTGAEQRFERVKSFAFSEQGDLLAIWFEVEEEKKAEDKKVEEPKQEPQSPTEPEKSKAANSNKTSKPNKADAGSELTLIALGSGKQLSFSDVTGYSFARETMAVALVRNQSGDTPLHQLLLLSGNTLSSRTLLDSKDQHLGALALSPDGKAVALTLGDAAVDTDEREYQLLLIDDSGKRKLAARDKDWTLNRYGSVQFSRDGKRVFVGRVPEVSKPISRKQFKTEADLRDEAILQDNRGLKVWHSKDPLIKPNEIKEYSKEVERTYLAVWHLGKDAGNKLVQLADSQVPDVTVTEQRRFLLGSSNKPYQLMSTWAGAFRDYYLVDLDTGRKQLLVAQLESDNEPTLSGDGRFLAYFQQGQVYLYDIAAGRRFNLSGKLKVSFADEDHDYPSSAPGYGFGPWLEDGAGILVYDKYDIWQFDSRSHEGFMLTGGEGRRLQLQLRVAGLVEDPLQPSTIKPGETLLLHGYGWASKADSFWQARVGSAGIKPLLQEEQKLTVLARAKHSEQILFSKERYDRYPDIHSAKLAQVAQAVQQTDLDAQRRQFGWGQSELVHWTNTDGKLLDGVLIKPVGYQEGKRYPVLVYFYRFMSDRLHAFPQMQVNHRPNFAWYAANGYAIFLPDIRFEIGYPGNSSVQALTSGVQKLIEMGVADPKAVGLQGHSWGGYQTAFAVTQTNLFAAAVTGAPVANMTSAYSGIRLGTGLARQFQYETGQSRIGESLMSAPQKYIENSPVFYVDRIKTPMMIMFGDRDDAVPWEQGIELYLAMRRAGKEVVFLQYEDEPHHLKKYPNKLDYSLKMMAFFDHFLKGAPAPEWLEKGEPYREFKDAE
- a CDS encoding DUF3192 domain-containing protein gives rise to the protein MKPSAPVVIGGVFAAYLVFVGVAALGYKPTPDEMDWEDRQAYNQRQLTELNLGLDIDEVRQIMGKANFSEAKNTEGAQLQVLFYRTHHEKSDGETTKDECTPLLFKDNKLIAWGDDSYQLFQAAPIAKVL
- the xni gene encoding flap endonuclease Xni, with the protein product MNKLLIIDGLNLTRRIHAAQPDEADMAALENRLLGACRKLIAFHAPSHCALVWDGDQESWRKRLYPDYKKGRKPMPEALAAGLPAIKQALLAQGLVSVNADSEADDVIATLATKLVGRGGEAIIVSTDKGLAQLTHPNIRQWDHFAQQFLDMAALEQKLGVQRSQLLDFIALAGDSGNKIPGIAGIGPKSAAELLKTYRSLANLYQSLNTLGAKQAKKLEEGRDMARLSYKLAKLQTDMPLNLSLAQLRLG
- the ppnN gene encoding nucleotide 5'-monophosphate nucleosidase PpnN, yielding MIVKVSPRGSMDQLSQLEVDRLKQSAKSELYQLYRNCSLAVLASGLESDSSAELFDQYKDFEINILQRERGIKLELVNPPEQAFVDGQIIAGIQEHLFAVLRDILYISDKYDNLKHINLTNASHITNVVFDILRNARALPTKNDPNVVVCWGGHSINPIEYQYTREVGYQLGLRGLDICTGCGPGAMEGPMKGAAIGHAKQRVCNARYIGLTEPSIIAAEPPNQIVNELVILPDIEKRLEAFVRLGHGIVIFPGGAGTAEELLYLLGILLNKANEQIPFPLVLTGPKESAEYFTKIDEFIGATLGDEAQSKYRIVVDDPVQVARIMKQGMEEVKAFRKANGDAYPYQWSLKIEPEFQLPFYPDHDAMANLHLFFQSNKADLAAQLRRAFSGIVAGNVKAETMKLIKRSGPFELKGDRKLMDLMDQLLAAFIKQQRMKLPGTEYHPCYRIIK